One window from the genome of Drosophila albomicans strain 15112-1751.03 chromosome 2L, ASM965048v2, whole genome shotgun sequence encodes:
- the LOC117565742 gene encoding centaurin-gamma-1A isoform X3, translating into MLAVKNFFLPERTKAPETPQRFSRMPEAFLRSIRRRSLRVKRAKSLVVPDREKRKSDSFVNSQEWTISRSVPDLRLGIVGSLNSGKSALVHRYLTGSYMQEESPEGGRFKKEVFIDGQSYLLLIRDEGGAPEMQFAGWVDAVIFVFSLENEGSFNTVYNYYTKMAHFRNGQDIPMILVGTQDAISERNPRVIDDTRARKLASDLKRCSYYETCATYGLNVERVFQDACQKILSQRLPLPPAMQPPRPTTPQGSRLGLASYQAPTNGQRAQQQLPLRMSADFAQAEQKLWSLQSASSSGASLATNENNNITKYNPATAAAPQQQQQQQQQLQQQQQQQQLSLQGDCSQVQLRDPRDLAPPPGKELPTPTSTPTTSRKSRRRSNLFIPSSSKKNDKEPKSSELGSGRSIPIKQGYLYKRSSKSLNKEWKKKYVTICADGRLSYYPSLHDYMDDVHGKEIPLQYVTVKVPGQKPRGSKSIITNSALTSSLLANGQRAQGTLNEGFGCLTLAKDNQRKLNEKLSLLGAGAGAEPLKSNSSQQTSGDEGIAMSNSNSQTFIAGEAPTANSKLEAQTPNVKKRHRRMKSSSVKANEADDNDGYEFYIVSLDSKQWHFEAANSEERDEWVAAVEQEIFKSLQSIESSKTKQATSTELAAMVAIRQRVPGNGHCVDCGAPSPKWASLNLGVLMCIECSGIHRNLGSHISKVRSLGLDDWPAPHLSVMLAIGNSLANSVWEANTRQRVKPTALANHEEKERWIRSKYEAKEFLTPLGSGNHANAASPGQQLIEAVIRADIKSIVSILANCQSEVTNANVSTRDVRTPLLLACAIGNLAIAQLLVWNGANIKHTDHEGRTCLAYARAAQSLATAKSMKAAAALAAGTPAPAPTPAPSAAANGGIPAPQYNVEDTTALVELLVGLGCPESAPLTASGTLPRRRDTLGTPYEKSVSGVI; encoded by the exons atgcTAGCTGTTAAAAACTTCTTTCTGCCGGAGCGCACCAAAGCTCCAGAGACACCACAACGCTTCTCGAGGATGCCAGAAGCTTTCCTGCGGTCCATTCGACGTCGCTCTCTGAGAGTAAAACGCGCCAAAAGCTTAGTGGTGCCGGATCGCGAGAAACGCAAATCAG ATTCCTTTGTGAACAGTCAGGAATGGACAATTTCGCGTTCGGTGCCCGATTTGAGGCTGGGCATCGTTGGCTCTCTGAATTCGGGTAAATCGGCCCTAGTGCATCGTTATCTCACCGGTTCCTATATGCAAGAGGAGTCGCCTGAGGGAGGACGCTTCAAGAAGGAGGTCTTTATCGATGGTCAAAGCTATTTACTGCTGATACGCGACGAGGGCGGCGCTCCAGAAATGCAG TTCGCTGGCTGGGTGGATGCGGTAATCTTTGTGTTCAGCCTGGAGAACGAAGGCAGCTTCAACACCGTCTacaattattataccaaaatgGCGCATTTTCGCAATGGACAGGACATACCCATGATATTGGTGGGCACACAGG ACGCCATCAGTGAGCGTAATCCTCGTGTTATCGACGACACACGCGCCCGGAAATTGGCCAGTGATTTGAAGCGTTGCTCCTACTACGAGACCTGCGCCACTTACGGCCTGAATGTGGAGCGCGTCTTTCAGGATG CTTGTCAGAAGATACTCTCACAGCGTCTGCCGCTTCCGCCGGCTATGCAGCCGCCGCGTCCAACGACGCCGCAAGGTTCTCGCCTGGGTCTGGCCTCGTATCAGGCGCCAACAAACGGACAGCGggcgcagcagcagttgccgtTGCGGATGAGTGCAGATTTCGCACAGGCAGAGCAGAAGCTCTGGTCACTGCagtcggcgtcgtcgtcgggCGCCTCGCTGGCCACCaatgagaacaacaacattacCAAATACAATCCAGCTACTGCAGCagcaccacagcaacaacaacaacaacagcagcagcttcagcagcagcagcagcaacaacagttgtcGCTGCAAGGCGATTGCTCGCAAGTGCAACTGCGCGATCCTCGCGACTTGGCGCCGCCACCTGGCAAGGAGCTGCCGACGCCCACTTCAACGCCTACGACAAGCCGTAAGAGTCGACGGCGCTCAAATCTCTTTATACCCAGCTCGTCGAAGAAGAACGACAAGGAGCCGAAGAGCAGCGAACTGGGCAGCGGACGCTCCATACCCATCAAGCAGGGCTATTTGTACAAGCGTTCCAGCAAGTCGCTCAACAAGGAGTGGAAGAAGAAGTATGTGACGATCTGCGCTGATGGCAGACTCAGCTATTATCCCTCGCTGCATGACTATATGGACGATGTGCATGGCAAGGAGATACCATTGCAGTATGTGACTGTCAAGGTGCCTGGCCAGAAGCCTCGAGGCTCCAAATCCATCATCACGAACAGCGCATTGACCAGTTCACTGCTGGCCAACGGTCAGCGGGCACAGGGCACACTCAACGAGGGATTCGGTTGCCTCACGCTGGCCAAGGATAATCAGCGTAAGCTGAACGAGAAGCTGTCGCTGTTGGGCGCCGGCGCTGGCGCAGAGCCATTGAAATCGAATAGCTCACAGCAGACCAGCGGTGACGAGGGCATTGCCATGTCCAATTCCAATTCACAGACGTTCATAGCTGGTGAGGCGCCAACGGCCAACAGTAAATTGGAAGCGCAAACTCCCAATGTGAAGAAGCGACATCGTCGCATGAAGAGCAGCAGCGTCAAGGCGAACGAGGCGGATGACAACGATGGCTATGAGTTCTACATTGTCTCGCTGGACTCGAAGCAATGGCACTTTGAGGCCGCCAATTCAGAGGAGCGCGATGAGTGGGTTGCTGCCGTCGAGCAGGAGATCTTCAAGAGTCTGCAGAGCATCGAGAGCAGCAAGACGAAGCAGGCAACCAGCACCGAGTTGGCCGCCATGGTGGCTATAAGACAACGTGTACCCGGCAATGGACACTGCGTGGACTGTGGTGCACCCAG CCCGAAGTGGGCCAGCTTGAATCTGGGAGTGCTCATGTGCATTGAGTGCTCTGGCATACATCGCAATCTCGGCTCGCACATCTCCAAGGTGCGCTCTCTGGGTCTGGATGATTGGCC TGCGCCGCATCTAAGCGTCATGCTGGCGATTGGCAACAGTTTGGCCAACTCGGTGTGGGAAGCGAATACGCGACAGCGTGTAAAGCCCACTGCACTGGCCAATCACGAGGAGAAGGAGCGCTGGATACGCAGCAAGTACGAGGCCAAGGAGTTCCTCACGCCTCTAGGCAGTGGAAATCATGCGAACGCAGCCTCGCCAGGACAGCAGCTCATCGAAGCAGTGATTCGAGCGGACATCAAGTCGATTGTGTCGATATTGGCCAACTGTCAGTCGGAGGTGACCAATGCCAATGTGAGCACACGGGATGTGCGTACTCCTCTCTTGCTGGCTTGTGCCATTGGCAATCTGGCCATTGCCCAGTTGCTCGTCTGG aaCGGTGCAAACATCAAGCACACCGACCATGAGGGACGCACCTGCTTGGCGTATGCACGGGCAGCGCAATCGTTGGCCACGGCCAAGTCGATGAAGGCGGCTGCTGCGTTGGCAGCTGGCACTCCGGCTCCGGCGCCGACTCCAGCGCCGTCGGCTGCGGCAAACGGTGGCATTCCGGCTCCCCAATACAATGTGGAGGATACGACGGCACTAGTTGAATTACTGGTTGGCTTAGGTTGTCCGGAATCGGCGCCACTTACGGCCAGCGGTACGCTGCCAAGGAGACGGGATACGCTGGGCACACCGTATGAGAAATCTGTATCGGGTGTCATCTAA
- the LOC117565742 gene encoding centaurin-gamma-1A isoform X1: MLAVKNFFLPERTKAPETPQRFSRMPEAFLRSIRRRSLRVKRAKSLVVPDREKRKSDSFVNSQEWTISRSVPDLRLGIVGSLNSGKSALVHRYLTGSYMQEESPEGGRFKKEVFIDGQSYLLLIRDEGGAPEMQFAGWVDAVIFVFSLENEGSFNTVYNYYTKMAHFRNGQDIPMILVGTQDAISERNPRVIDDTRARKLASDLKRCSYYETCATYGLNVERVFQDACQKILSQRLPLPPAMQPPRPTTPQGSRLGLASYQAPTNGQRAQQQLPLRMSADFAQAEQKLWSLQSASSSGASLATNENNNITKYNPATAAAPQQQQQQQQQLQQQQQQQQLSLQGDCSQVQLRDPRDLAPPPGKELPTPTSTPTTSRKSRRRSNLFIPSSSKKNDKEPKSSELGSGRSIPIKQGYLYKRSSKSLNKEWKKKYVTICADGRLSYYPSLHDYMDDVHGKEIPLQYVTVKVPGQKPRGSKSIITNSALTSSLLANGQRAQGTLNEGFGCLTLAKDNQRKLNEKLSLLGAGAGAEPLKSNSSQQTSGDEGIAMSNSNSQTFIAGEAPTANSKLEAQTPNVKKRHRRMKSSSVKANEADDNDGYEFYIVSLDSKQWHFEAANSEERDEWVAAVEQEIFKSLQSIESSKTKQATSTELAAMVAIRQRVPGNGHCVDCGAPSK; the protein is encoded by the exons atgcTAGCTGTTAAAAACTTCTTTCTGCCGGAGCGCACCAAAGCTCCAGAGACACCACAACGCTTCTCGAGGATGCCAGAAGCTTTCCTGCGGTCCATTCGACGTCGCTCTCTGAGAGTAAAACGCGCCAAAAGCTTAGTGGTGCCGGATCGCGAGAAACGCAAATCAG ATTCCTTTGTGAACAGTCAGGAATGGACAATTTCGCGTTCGGTGCCCGATTTGAGGCTGGGCATCGTTGGCTCTCTGAATTCGGGTAAATCGGCCCTAGTGCATCGTTATCTCACCGGTTCCTATATGCAAGAGGAGTCGCCTGAGGGAGGACGCTTCAAGAAGGAGGTCTTTATCGATGGTCAAAGCTATTTACTGCTGATACGCGACGAGGGCGGCGCTCCAGAAATGCAG TTCGCTGGCTGGGTGGATGCGGTAATCTTTGTGTTCAGCCTGGAGAACGAAGGCAGCTTCAACACCGTCTacaattattataccaaaatgGCGCATTTTCGCAATGGACAGGACATACCCATGATATTGGTGGGCACACAGG ACGCCATCAGTGAGCGTAATCCTCGTGTTATCGACGACACACGCGCCCGGAAATTGGCCAGTGATTTGAAGCGTTGCTCCTACTACGAGACCTGCGCCACTTACGGCCTGAATGTGGAGCGCGTCTTTCAGGATG CTTGTCAGAAGATACTCTCACAGCGTCTGCCGCTTCCGCCGGCTATGCAGCCGCCGCGTCCAACGACGCCGCAAGGTTCTCGCCTGGGTCTGGCCTCGTATCAGGCGCCAACAAACGGACAGCGggcgcagcagcagttgccgtTGCGGATGAGTGCAGATTTCGCACAGGCAGAGCAGAAGCTCTGGTCACTGCagtcggcgtcgtcgtcgggCGCCTCGCTGGCCACCaatgagaacaacaacattacCAAATACAATCCAGCTACTGCAGCagcaccacagcaacaacaacaacaacagcagcagcttcagcagcagcagcagcaacaacagttgtcGCTGCAAGGCGATTGCTCGCAAGTGCAACTGCGCGATCCTCGCGACTTGGCGCCGCCACCTGGCAAGGAGCTGCCGACGCCCACTTCAACGCCTACGACAAGCCGTAAGAGTCGACGGCGCTCAAATCTCTTTATACCCAGCTCGTCGAAGAAGAACGACAAGGAGCCGAAGAGCAGCGAACTGGGCAGCGGACGCTCCATACCCATCAAGCAGGGCTATTTGTACAAGCGTTCCAGCAAGTCGCTCAACAAGGAGTGGAAGAAGAAGTATGTGACGATCTGCGCTGATGGCAGACTCAGCTATTATCCCTCGCTGCATGACTATATGGACGATGTGCATGGCAAGGAGATACCATTGCAGTATGTGACTGTCAAGGTGCCTGGCCAGAAGCCTCGAGGCTCCAAATCCATCATCACGAACAGCGCATTGACCAGTTCACTGCTGGCCAACGGTCAGCGGGCACAGGGCACACTCAACGAGGGATTCGGTTGCCTCACGCTGGCCAAGGATAATCAGCGTAAGCTGAACGAGAAGCTGTCGCTGTTGGGCGCCGGCGCTGGCGCAGAGCCATTGAAATCGAATAGCTCACAGCAGACCAGCGGTGACGAGGGCATTGCCATGTCCAATTCCAATTCACAGACGTTCATAGCTGGTGAGGCGCCAACGGCCAACAGTAAATTGGAAGCGCAAACTCCCAATGTGAAGAAGCGACATCGTCGCATGAAGAGCAGCAGCGTCAAGGCGAACGAGGCGGATGACAACGATGGCTATGAGTTCTACATTGTCTCGCTGGACTCGAAGCAATGGCACTTTGAGGCCGCCAATTCAGAGGAGCGCGATGAGTGGGTTGCTGCCGTCGAGCAGGAGATCTTCAAGAGTCTGCAGAGCATCGAGAGCAGCAAGACGAAGCAGGCAACCAGCACCGAGTTGGCCGCCATGGTGGCTATAAGACAACGTGTACCCGGCAATGGACACTGCGTGGACTGTGGTGCACCCAGTAAGTGA